A single genomic interval of Paralichthys olivaceus isolate ysfri-2021 chromosome 7, ASM2471397v2, whole genome shotgun sequence harbors:
- the trabd gene encoding traB domain-containing protein isoform X1: MARAALSASNMDQDNNSEDESIGPSEEDLPCLPPELSDGEAVELLWQLRAQRRQSSPELPETVTRLTAPDGSLLYLVGTAHFSDSSKKDVAMTIRAVQPDVVVVELCQYRVSMLKMDENTLLKEAKDINLDKVQQAIKQNGLMSGLMQILLLKVSAHITEQLGMAPGGEFREAFKEAGQVPFCKFHLGDRPIPVTFKRAIAALSLWQKARLAWGLCFLSDPISKEDVEKCKQKDLLEQTMSEMIGEFPALHQTIVAERDIYLTHTLRQATRCVEAPPKAQKVPAVVVGVVGMGHVPGIEKNWEKQLNISEIMSVAPPSRFGWVLRTVMKGVMMGMLGYACYRAGGSIARIWKLAHFKSNTLEETGGVFHCTCSRWKGQESKTSSHLELEQIKWRNIIKGFFFLNLPF, from the exons ATGGCGAGAGCGG CTTTGAGTGCTTCAAACATGGACCAAGACAACAACTCAGAG GATGAGTCAATCGGCCCATCAGAAGAGGATCTGCCGTGTCTACCTCCAGAGCTCT CTGATGGTGAGGCTGTGGAGCTGCTTTGGCAGTTGCGAGCTCAGCGGCGCCAGTCGTCTCCTGAGCTCCCAGAGACGGTGACACGTCTCACTGCCCCCGATGGCAGCTTGCTGTACCTGGTTGGCACGGCACACTTCAGTGACAGCAGCAAAAAGGATGTGGCAATG acGATTCGCGCCGTGCAGCCGgacgtggtggtggtggagcttTGTCAGTACAGAGTGTCGATGTTGAAGATGGACGAGAATACACTGCTGAAGGAAGCCAAAGACATCAACCTGGATAAGGTTCAGCAGGCCATCAAACAG AATGGGCTGATGTCTGGCCTCATGCAGATTCTCCTGCTCAAAGTTTCCGCTCACATCACAGAGCAACTGGGCATGGCTCCTGGAGGAGAGTTTAGAGAGGCCTTCAAGGAG GCTGGACAGGTGCCCTTTTGTAAATTTCACCTGGGGGACAGGCCGATCCCTGTGACCTTCAAAAGGGCTATTGCTGCCCTCAGTCTGTGGCAGAAGGCTCGTCTGGCCTGGGGTCTTTGCTTTCTGTCAGATCCAATCAG TAAAGAGGACGTGGAGAAGTGCAAACAGAAAGACCTGCTGGAGCAGACCATGTCAGAGATGATCGGCGAGTTTCCTGCTCTCCATCAGACCATCGTGGCTGAAAGAGACATTTACCTCACTCACACTCTCCGTCAGGCTACACGCTGTGTGGAGGCTCCCCCTAAGGCCCAGA AAGTGCCTGCTGTGGTGGTGGGAGTCGTTGGGATGGGTCATGTTCCTGGCATAGAAAAAAACTGGGAGAAGCAGCTTAACATTAGTGAAATCATGAg TGTTGCGCCTCCCTCACGTTTTGGCTGGGTGTTGCGCACAGTCATGAAGGGCGTCATGATGGGAATGCTGGGATATGCCTGTTACCGTGCTGGAGGGAGTATAG CCAGGATTTGGAAATTGGCACATTTCAAGTCGAACACTTTAGAAGAGACTGGTGGCGTCTTTCACTGTACATGCAGCCGATGGAAAGGACAAGAAAGCAAAACATCAAGTCATTTAGAACTAGAACAAATAAAATGGAGAAATATAATcaaggggtttttttttttaaaccttccGTTTTAA
- the trabd gene encoding traB domain-containing protein isoform X3, translated as MARAALSASNMDQDNNSEDESIGPSEEDLPCLPPELSDGEAVELLWQLRAQRRQSSPELPETVTRLTAPDGSLLYLVGTAHFSDSSKKDVAMTIRAVQPDVVVVELCQYRVSMLKMDENTLLKEAKDINLDKVQQAIKQNGLMSGLMQILLLKVSAHITEQLGMAPGGEFREAFKEAGQVPFCKFHLGDRPIPVTFKRAIAALSLWQKARLAWGLCFLSDPISKEDVEKCKQKDLLEQTMSEMIGEFPALHQTIVAERDIYLTHTLRQATRCVEAPPKAQKVPAVVVGVVGMGHVPGIEKNWEKQLNISEIMSVAPPSRFGWVLRTVMKGVMMGMLGYACYRAGGSIGRALLSLPTVQTALKTIRPPPA; from the exons ATGGCGAGAGCGG CTTTGAGTGCTTCAAACATGGACCAAGACAACAACTCAGAG GATGAGTCAATCGGCCCATCAGAAGAGGATCTGCCGTGTCTACCTCCAGAGCTCT CTGATGGTGAGGCTGTGGAGCTGCTTTGGCAGTTGCGAGCTCAGCGGCGCCAGTCGTCTCCTGAGCTCCCAGAGACGGTGACACGTCTCACTGCCCCCGATGGCAGCTTGCTGTACCTGGTTGGCACGGCACACTTCAGTGACAGCAGCAAAAAGGATGTGGCAATG acGATTCGCGCCGTGCAGCCGgacgtggtggtggtggagcttTGTCAGTACAGAGTGTCGATGTTGAAGATGGACGAGAATACACTGCTGAAGGAAGCCAAAGACATCAACCTGGATAAGGTTCAGCAGGCCATCAAACAG AATGGGCTGATGTCTGGCCTCATGCAGATTCTCCTGCTCAAAGTTTCCGCTCACATCACAGAGCAACTGGGCATGGCTCCTGGAGGAGAGTTTAGAGAGGCCTTCAAGGAG GCTGGACAGGTGCCCTTTTGTAAATTTCACCTGGGGGACAGGCCGATCCCTGTGACCTTCAAAAGGGCTATTGCTGCCCTCAGTCTGTGGCAGAAGGCTCGTCTGGCCTGGGGTCTTTGCTTTCTGTCAGATCCAATCAG TAAAGAGGACGTGGAGAAGTGCAAACAGAAAGACCTGCTGGAGCAGACCATGTCAGAGATGATCGGCGAGTTTCCTGCTCTCCATCAGACCATCGTGGCTGAAAGAGACATTTACCTCACTCACACTCTCCGTCAGGCTACACGCTGTGTGGAGGCTCCCCCTAAGGCCCAGA AAGTGCCTGCTGTGGTGGTGGGAGTCGTTGGGATGGGTCATGTTCCTGGCATAGAAAAAAACTGGGAGAAGCAGCTTAACATTAGTGAAATCATGAg TGTTGCGCCTCCCTCACGTTTTGGCTGGGTGTTGCGCACAGTCATGAAGGGCGTCATGATGGGAATGCTGGGATATGCCTGTTACCGTGCTGGAGGGAGTATAGGTAGAGCCCTACTGTCTTTACCAACTGTCCAAACAGCACTGAAGACTATACGGCCACCCCCTGCTTGA
- the trabd gene encoding traB domain-containing protein isoform X2 translates to MDQDNNSEDESIGPSEEDLPCLPPELSDGEAVELLWQLRAQRRQSSPELPETVTRLTAPDGSLLYLVGTAHFSDSSKKDVAMTIRAVQPDVVVVELCQYRVSMLKMDENTLLKEAKDINLDKVQQAIKQNGLMSGLMQILLLKVSAHITEQLGMAPGGEFREAFKEAGQVPFCKFHLGDRPIPVTFKRAIAALSLWQKARLAWGLCFLSDPISKEDVEKCKQKDLLEQTMSEMIGEFPALHQTIVAERDIYLTHTLRQATRCVEAPPKAQKVPAVVVGVVGMGHVPGIEKNWEKQLNISEIMSVAPPSRFGWVLRTVMKGVMMGMLGYACYRAGGSIARIWKLAHFKSNTLEETGGVFHCTCSRWKGQESKTSSHLELEQIKWRNIIKGFFFLNLPF, encoded by the exons ATGGACCAAGACAACAACTCAGAG GATGAGTCAATCGGCCCATCAGAAGAGGATCTGCCGTGTCTACCTCCAGAGCTCT CTGATGGTGAGGCTGTGGAGCTGCTTTGGCAGTTGCGAGCTCAGCGGCGCCAGTCGTCTCCTGAGCTCCCAGAGACGGTGACACGTCTCACTGCCCCCGATGGCAGCTTGCTGTACCTGGTTGGCACGGCACACTTCAGTGACAGCAGCAAAAAGGATGTGGCAATG acGATTCGCGCCGTGCAGCCGgacgtggtggtggtggagcttTGTCAGTACAGAGTGTCGATGTTGAAGATGGACGAGAATACACTGCTGAAGGAAGCCAAAGACATCAACCTGGATAAGGTTCAGCAGGCCATCAAACAG AATGGGCTGATGTCTGGCCTCATGCAGATTCTCCTGCTCAAAGTTTCCGCTCACATCACAGAGCAACTGGGCATGGCTCCTGGAGGAGAGTTTAGAGAGGCCTTCAAGGAG GCTGGACAGGTGCCCTTTTGTAAATTTCACCTGGGGGACAGGCCGATCCCTGTGACCTTCAAAAGGGCTATTGCTGCCCTCAGTCTGTGGCAGAAGGCTCGTCTGGCCTGGGGTCTTTGCTTTCTGTCAGATCCAATCAG TAAAGAGGACGTGGAGAAGTGCAAACAGAAAGACCTGCTGGAGCAGACCATGTCAGAGATGATCGGCGAGTTTCCTGCTCTCCATCAGACCATCGTGGCTGAAAGAGACATTTACCTCACTCACACTCTCCGTCAGGCTACACGCTGTGTGGAGGCTCCCCCTAAGGCCCAGA AAGTGCCTGCTGTGGTGGTGGGAGTCGTTGGGATGGGTCATGTTCCTGGCATAGAAAAAAACTGGGAGAAGCAGCTTAACATTAGTGAAATCATGAg TGTTGCGCCTCCCTCACGTTTTGGCTGGGTGTTGCGCACAGTCATGAAGGGCGTCATGATGGGAATGCTGGGATATGCCTGTTACCGTGCTGGAGGGAGTATAG CCAGGATTTGGAAATTGGCACATTTCAAGTCGAACACTTTAGAAGAGACTGGTGGCGTCTTTCACTGTACATGCAGCCGATGGAAAGGACAAGAAAGCAAAACATCAAGTCATTTAGAACTAGAACAAATAAAATGGAGAAATATAATcaaggggtttttttttttaaaccttccGTTTTAA
- the trabd gene encoding traB domain-containing protein isoform X4 yields MDQDNNSEDESIGPSEEDLPCLPPELSDGEAVELLWQLRAQRRQSSPELPETVTRLTAPDGSLLYLVGTAHFSDSSKKDVAMTIRAVQPDVVVVELCQYRVSMLKMDENTLLKEAKDINLDKVQQAIKQNGLMSGLMQILLLKVSAHITEQLGMAPGGEFREAFKEAGQVPFCKFHLGDRPIPVTFKRAIAALSLWQKARLAWGLCFLSDPISKEDVEKCKQKDLLEQTMSEMIGEFPALHQTIVAERDIYLTHTLRQATRCVEAPPKAQKVPAVVVGVVGMGHVPGIEKNWEKQLNISEIMSVAPPSRFGWVLRTVMKGVMMGMLGYACYRAGGSIGRALLSLPTVQTALKTIRPPPA; encoded by the exons ATGGACCAAGACAACAACTCAGAG GATGAGTCAATCGGCCCATCAGAAGAGGATCTGCCGTGTCTACCTCCAGAGCTCT CTGATGGTGAGGCTGTGGAGCTGCTTTGGCAGTTGCGAGCTCAGCGGCGCCAGTCGTCTCCTGAGCTCCCAGAGACGGTGACACGTCTCACTGCCCCCGATGGCAGCTTGCTGTACCTGGTTGGCACGGCACACTTCAGTGACAGCAGCAAAAAGGATGTGGCAATG acGATTCGCGCCGTGCAGCCGgacgtggtggtggtggagcttTGTCAGTACAGAGTGTCGATGTTGAAGATGGACGAGAATACACTGCTGAAGGAAGCCAAAGACATCAACCTGGATAAGGTTCAGCAGGCCATCAAACAG AATGGGCTGATGTCTGGCCTCATGCAGATTCTCCTGCTCAAAGTTTCCGCTCACATCACAGAGCAACTGGGCATGGCTCCTGGAGGAGAGTTTAGAGAGGCCTTCAAGGAG GCTGGACAGGTGCCCTTTTGTAAATTTCACCTGGGGGACAGGCCGATCCCTGTGACCTTCAAAAGGGCTATTGCTGCCCTCAGTCTGTGGCAGAAGGCTCGTCTGGCCTGGGGTCTTTGCTTTCTGTCAGATCCAATCAG TAAAGAGGACGTGGAGAAGTGCAAACAGAAAGACCTGCTGGAGCAGACCATGTCAGAGATGATCGGCGAGTTTCCTGCTCTCCATCAGACCATCGTGGCTGAAAGAGACATTTACCTCACTCACACTCTCCGTCAGGCTACACGCTGTGTGGAGGCTCCCCCTAAGGCCCAGA AAGTGCCTGCTGTGGTGGTGGGAGTCGTTGGGATGGGTCATGTTCCTGGCATAGAAAAAAACTGGGAGAAGCAGCTTAACATTAGTGAAATCATGAg TGTTGCGCCTCCCTCACGTTTTGGCTGGGTGTTGCGCACAGTCATGAAGGGCGTCATGATGGGAATGCTGGGATATGCCTGTTACCGTGCTGGAGGGAGTATAGGTAGAGCCCTACTGTCTTTACCAACTGTCCAAACAGCACTGAAGACTATACGGCCACCCCCTGCTTGA
- the selenoo1 gene encoding selenoprotein O1, translated as MAYLGPRLRPSRIVVPGVSVFRRLGSGGMENMGLAVSRSPLERLEFDNAALRKLPLDPSEDPGVRQVKGACFSRVKPQPLTRPRFVAVSQDALALLGLSGEEVTEDPLGAEYLSGSRVMPGSEPAAHCYCGHQFGQFAGQLGDGAACYLGEVKVPPGQDPELLRENPSGRWEIQVKGAGLTPYSRQADGRKVLRSSIREFLCSEAMFFLGVPTTRAGSVVTSDSRVVRDVHYSGHPRQERCSVVLRIAPTFLRFGSFEIFKRADEFTGRQGPSYGRDDIRGQMLDYVIEMFYPEIQQNYPDRVERNVAFFREVMLRTARLVAQWQCVGFCHGVLNTDNMSILGVTLDYGPYGFMDRFDPDFICNASDNSGRYSYQAQPAICRWNLVKLAEALAPELPPDRAEAVTDEYLDLYNGFYLENMRKKLGLLKKEEPEDEILITELLQTMHNTGADFTNAFRSLSQISCPAEGEGEREEELVKEATELLLEQCASLDELKAANKPTMDPRELAMLLSMAQSSPALFQMISDRMTIARQLDKLSRLKDLMETSQEELRGKQAEEWTRWVASYRKRLARELEGQSDVQAVQEERVRVMDGTNPRVVLRNYIAQNAIEAAESGDFSEVQRVLKVLEKPFSSQPGLELPAWVGGGGAAERAERDEGEEQQQEAASPSTARDPVPYDSKPPAWANELCVTUSS; from the exons ATGGCTTATTTAGGACCTCGGCTGCGACCGTCACGCATCGTGGTCCCTGGTGTGTCCGTGTTCAGACGCCTCGGCTCGGGCGGGATGGAGAACATGGGTCTGGCGGTGAGTCGCTCCCCGCTGGAGCGGCTGGAGTTTGACAACGCCGCCCTCAGGAAACTTCCCCTGGACCCGTCGGAGGATCCCGGCGTGCGGCAGGTGAAGGGAGCGTGCTTCTCCCGGGTGAAGCCGCAGCCGCTGACCCGGCCTCGCTTCGTGGCCGTGTCGCAGGACGCCCTGGCGCTGCTGGGGCTCAGCGGGGAGGAGGTCACCGAGGACCCGCTCGGAGCGGAGTATCTGAGCGGCTCCAGGGTGATGCCCGGATCCGAGCCCGCCGCTCACTGCTACTGCGGACACCAGTTCGGACAGTTCGCCGGGCAGCTGGGCGACGGGGCGGCCTGTTACCTGGGGGAGGTGAAGGTGCCTCCCGGTCAGGATCCAGAGCTGCTCCGGGAAAACCCGAGCGGCCGGTGGGAGATTCAGGTGAAGGGAGCAGGATTGACTCCTTACTCCAG ACAGGCTGATGGCCGAAAGGTTCTGCGCTCCAGTATAAGAGAGTTCCTCTGCAGTGAGGCCATGTTCTTCCTGGGTGTGCCCACCACCAGAGCTGGTTCCGTGGTGACCTCTGACAGCAGGGTGGTACGGGACGTGCACTACAGCGGACACCCGCGCCAGGAGAGATGCTCTGTGGTTCTCCGCATCGCCCCCACCTTCCTCAG GTTTGGATCCTTTGAGATCTTCAAGCGGGCAGACGAGTTCACCGGGCGCCAGGGTCCCAGCTACGGGCGCGATGATATCCGAGGTCAGATGTTGGATTATGTCATTGAGATGTTTTATCCTGAGATCCAGCAGAATTACCCAGACCGAGTGGAGAGGAACGTGGCTTTCTTCAGAGAG gtgaTGCTTCGCACCGCTCGGCTCGTGGCTCAGTGGCAGTGTGTAGGTTTCTGTCATGGAGTCCTGAACACAGACAACATGAGCATCCTGGGAGTCACGCTGGACTATGGTCCATATGGCTTTATGGACAG GTTTGATCCAGATTTCATTTGCAACGCCTCCGATAACTCCGGCCGTTACTCGTACCAGGCCCAGCCGGCGATCTGCAGGTGGAACCTGGTGAAGCTAGCAGAGGCTCTTGCCCCAGAGCTGCCACCGGACCGGGCTGAGGCTGTCACGGACGAGTACCTGGATCTGTACAATGGCTTCTACCTGGAGAACATGAGGAAAAAACTGGGCTTATTGAAGAAGGAAGAGCCTGAGGATGAAATTCTGATCACAGAGTTGCTGCAGACCATGCACAATACAG GTGCGGACTTCACGAACGCCTTCCGCAGCTTGAGTCAGATTTCCTGTCCTGCTGAGGGTGAAggtgaaagagaagaggagctaGTGAAGGAGGCGACTGAACTCCTGCTGGAACAGTGCGCCTCCTTAGATGAGCTCAAGGCTGCAAACAAACCTACGATGGATCCACG TGAGCTGGCGATGCTGCTGTCCATGGCTCAGAGCAGCCCAGCGCTGTTCCAGATGATCTCAGACAGGATGACAATAGCGAGGCAGTTGGACAAACTCAGCAGACTGAAAGATCTGATGGAGACGagccaggaggagctgaggggcAAACAGGCCGAGGAGTGGACTCGCTGGGTCGCAAGCTACAG GAAGCGTCTGGCTCGTGAGCTGGAGGGGCAGAGCGATGTGCAGGctgtgcaggaggagagggtgagagtgATGGACGGCACCAACCCGCGCGTGGTTCTCAGGAACTACATCGCCCAGAATGCAATCGAAGCTGCAGAGAGTGGAGACTTTTCTGAG gTCCAGCGGGTTCTCAAGGTTCTCGAGAAGCCCTTCTCTTCGCAGCCAGGTCTGGAGCTTCCTGCGTGGGTGGGCGGAGGCGGCGCTGCAGAACGGGCGGAGAGAGACGAAGGAGAGGAGCAACAGCAAGAAGCTGCATCTCCATCCACAGCTAGAGATCCTGTTCCCTACGACAGCAAACCTCCAGCTTGGGCTAATGAACTCTGTGTCACATGATCTTCGTAG